Proteins encoded within one genomic window of Halorussus salilacus:
- a CDS encoding pyridoxal-phosphate dependent enzyme — protein sequence MAPASTAPSDLACPACGRTYDAGPDEPWRCDCGHPLELADRPLPDGPAPDFSELDAREGLWAFADFLPFSERVTLGEGFTPLQRPDTADWAPNVQFKLEYVFPSGSFKDRGATTTLSRAAELGVSRVVEDSSGNAGAAVAQYAARAGIDADIYVPADAKPSKLAAVERVGATPVRIEGSRQDVTDACVEAVESDDEAWYASHAWNPAFFAGTATFAFEVAAQRDWDVPDAVVTPLGHGTLFLGAYRGFRALMDAGWTDRMPRLLGAQAEGYAPIADELHGPDEAAGDNDVADGIQIFDPTRKDQILDAIDATDGDALALGEAPVADALDRLHRGGFYVEPTSAVAPAALAAFRERGVLDPDDDVVVPLTGSGLKS from the coding sequence ATGGCTCCCGCCTCTACCGCTCCGTCCGACCTCGCGTGCCCCGCCTGCGGCCGCACCTACGACGCCGGACCGGACGAGCCGTGGCGATGCGACTGCGGCCACCCCCTCGAACTCGCCGACCGACCCCTCCCGGACGGTCCCGCGCCCGATTTCTCGGAACTCGACGCTCGGGAGGGCCTGTGGGCGTTCGCCGACTTCCTCCCGTTCTCCGAGCGCGTCACGCTCGGCGAGGGCTTTACCCCGCTCCAGCGCCCCGATACTGCGGACTGGGCCCCCAACGTCCAGTTCAAACTGGAGTACGTCTTCCCCTCGGGGAGCTTCAAGGACCGGGGCGCGACCACCACGCTCTCGCGGGCCGCCGAACTGGGCGTCTCCCGCGTCGTCGAGGACTCCTCGGGCAACGCGGGCGCGGCCGTCGCCCAGTACGCCGCCCGAGCGGGCATCGACGCCGACATCTACGTTCCGGCCGACGCCAAGCCCTCGAAGCTCGCGGCCGTCGAGCGCGTCGGCGCGACCCCCGTGAGAATCGAGGGGTCGCGACAGGACGTGACCGACGCGTGCGTCGAGGCGGTCGAATCCGACGACGAGGCGTGGTACGCCAGCCACGCGTGGAACCCCGCGTTCTTCGCGGGCACCGCGACGTTCGCCTTCGAGGTCGCGGCCCAGCGCGACTGGGACGTGCCCGACGCCGTGGTGACGCCGCTCGGACACGGCACGCTGTTTCTGGGAGCCTACCGGGGCTTTCGCGCCCTGATGGACGCGGGCTGGACCGACCGGATGCCCCGCCTGCTCGGCGCGCAGGCAGAGGGGTACGCCCCCATCGCCGACGAACTCCACGGTCCCGACGAAGCCGCGGGCGACAACGACGTGGCCGACGGCATCCAGATTTTCGACCCCACCCGGAAGGACCAGATCCTTGACGCCATCGACGCGACCGACGGCGACGCCCTCGCGCTCGGCGAAGCGCCGGTGGCCGACGCGCTCGACCGCCTTCACCGCGGGGGGTTCTACGTCGAACCGACCTCGGCGGTCGCGCCCGCCGCGCTCGCGGCCTTCCGCGAGCGCGGCGTCCTCGACCCCGACGACGACGTGGTGGTTCCGCTGACGGGGAGTGGTCTGAAGTCGTGA
- the citZ gene encoding citrate synthase, translating into MSDEVKKGLEGVVVAESGLSYIDGDEGRLIYRGYAIEDLSRNASYEEVLYLLWHGELPTEDELGEFADAMSAERELDDDVLDTVRRLAEADEDPMAAVRTVVSMLSAYDPDDSTADPTDREVNLRKGRRITAKVPTAVAAFKRIRNGNDPVEPREDLGHAENFLYMLNDEEPDEVLAETFDMALVLHADHGLNASTFSSMVTSSTLSDLHSAVTSAVGTLAGPLHGGANANVMKMLKEIDDSGKDPKTWVDDALDRGDRIMGFGHRVYNVKDPRAKILGEKSEELGEAAGDTKWYEMSVAIEEYMQESKGLAPNVDFYSASTYYQMGIPIDLYTPIFAMSRVGGWIGHVLEQYEDNRLIRPRAKYTGSKQEEWVPISER; encoded by the coding sequence ATGTCAGACGAGGTCAAGAAAGGGTTAGAGGGCGTCGTCGTCGCCGAATCGGGACTCAGCTACATCGACGGCGACGAGGGACGGTTGATCTACCGCGGGTACGCGATAGAGGACCTCTCCCGGAACGCGAGCTACGAGGAGGTCCTCTACCTGCTCTGGCACGGCGAACTCCCCACCGAGGACGAGCTCGGCGAGTTCGCCGACGCGATGTCGGCCGAGCGCGAACTCGACGACGACGTGCTCGACACGGTCCGACGGCTCGCCGAGGCCGACGAGGACCCGATGGCCGCGGTCCGGACCGTCGTCTCGATGCTGTCGGCCTACGACCCCGACGACTCGACGGCCGACCCCACCGACCGCGAGGTCAACCTCCGGAAGGGACGGCGCATCACCGCGAAGGTCCCGACAGCGGTCGCGGCGTTCAAGCGCATCCGGAACGGCAACGACCCCGTCGAACCCCGCGAGGACCTCGGCCACGCCGAGAACTTCCTCTACATGCTCAACGACGAGGAACCCGACGAGGTGCTGGCCGAGACGTTCGACATGGCGCTGGTGCTCCACGCCGACCACGGCCTCAACGCCTCGACGTTCTCCTCGATGGTGACCTCCTCGACGCTGTCGGACCTCCACAGCGCGGTCACGAGCGCTGTCGGCACGCTCGCCGGACCGCTCCACGGCGGCGCGAACGCCAACGTGATGAAGATGCTGAAGGAGATAGACGACAGCGGCAAGGACCCCAAGACGTGGGTCGACGACGCCCTCGACCGCGGCGACCGGATCATGGGCTTCGGCCACCGGGTCTACAACGTCAAGGACCCGCGCGCGAAGATACTCGGCGAGAAGTCCGAGGAGCTCGGCGAGGCCGCGGGCGACACCAAGTGGTACGAGATGTCGGTCGCAATCGAGGAGTACATGCAGGAGTCGAAGGGGCTGGCCCCGAACGTCGACTTCTACTCGGCCTCGACGTACTACCAGATGGGCATTCCCATCGACCTCTACACCCCCATCTTCGCGATGAGCCGTGTCGGCGGCTGGATCGGCCATGTGCTGGAGCAGTACGAGGACAATAGGCTGATTCGGCCGCGCGCGAAGTACACCGGGTCGAAGCAGGAAGAGTGGGTGCCGATTAGCGAGCGGTAG
- a CDS encoding DUF7536 family protein gives MSRSVPDRPRANFAEALNVRRNAMVGFAFALLVTAGVFSLFVFGPGTHRPTPYYLALGFVLASALGALATAVLTLFSAYRLAQEQDL, from the coding sequence GTGTCCCGAAGCGTCCCAGACCGCCCGCGGGCCAACTTCGCGGAGGCGCTGAACGTCCGGCGGAACGCGATGGTCGGGTTCGCGTTCGCCCTGCTCGTCACCGCGGGAGTGTTCTCGCTGTTCGTGTTTGGACCGGGAACCCACCGACCGACCCCGTACTATCTCGCGCTTGGCTTCGTCCTCGCCAGCGCGCTCGGCGCGCTGGCGACCGCGGTCCTGACGCTGTTCTCGGCGTATCGGTTGGCTCAAGAGCAGGACCTCTAA
- a CDS encoding potassium channel family protein: MDPSGDDVEYEPVSVKEVLAEMKDTAELLIDLSFSAVLHGSDDIAREVLDLEARMDVLELRARMSLLLAARSPEDAEGLAPVLGVVGAAEKISDAAGDIAKVVLEDIGLPEAMRAALPEAVETLVRAEVAPDAGLAGRTLGDLNLETETGVRVIAIHRGESWITNPDRDTRLEAGDTVLLRGTEEGIADVYRRATGESYEPPDSPEPGTDDLERAVDSIVLMKNISELAVDLAYGSVLFDSEAVAEEVVELEAEVDALQSRFEAWTLRAASRVEDPVSLRGLVHLANATEVISDAAVEISEGVLRGLGTHPVVARAVEESDEVIVRESVAPDSEFDGVTLGDRQVQTETGMRVIAVRRPGDGPASGDWVIQPGPDTELRSGDVLLAKGTRSGAQRLAELTGSESAS; encoded by the coding sequence ATGGACCCGTCCGGGGACGATGTCGAGTACGAGCCCGTCAGCGTCAAGGAGGTGCTGGCGGAGATGAAAGACACCGCCGAACTGCTCATCGACCTCTCGTTCTCGGCGGTGCTACACGGAAGCGACGACATCGCCCGCGAGGTGCTCGACCTCGAAGCCCGGATGGACGTGCTCGAACTCCGGGCGCGGATGAGCCTCCTGCTGGCCGCGAGAAGCCCCGAGGACGCCGAGGGGCTCGCGCCGGTCCTCGGCGTGGTCGGGGCGGCCGAGAAGATAAGCGACGCCGCGGGCGACATCGCCAAGGTCGTCCTCGAAGACATCGGCCTCCCCGAGGCGATGCGGGCCGCCCTCCCCGAAGCGGTCGAGACGCTCGTCCGCGCGGAGGTCGCACCCGACGCCGGACTCGCGGGCCGGACGCTCGGCGACCTCAATCTGGAGACCGAGACCGGCGTGCGCGTCATCGCCATCCACCGCGGCGAGAGCTGGATCACCAACCCCGACCGCGACACTCGCCTCGAAGCCGGGGACACCGTCCTCCTGCGGGGCACCGAGGAGGGAATCGCCGACGTGTACCGGCGCGCGACCGGCGAGAGCTACGAACCGCCCGACTCGCCCGAGCCCGGGACCGACGACCTCGAACGCGCGGTCGACTCCATCGTCCTGATGAAGAACATCAGCGAACTCGCGGTCGATCTGGCGTACGGTAGCGTCCTGTTCGACAGCGAGGCGGTCGCCGAGGAGGTGGTCGAACTCGAAGCCGAGGTCGACGCCCTCCAGTCGCGATTCGAGGCGTGGACCCTCCGGGCGGCCTCCCGGGTCGAGGACCCCGTCTCGCTACGGGGGCTGGTCCACCTCGCCAACGCGACGGAGGTCATCAGCGACGCCGCGGTCGAGATCAGCGAGGGGGTCCTCCGGGGGCTGGGAACCCATCCGGTGGTCGCGCGCGCGGTCGAGGAGAGCGACGAGGTCATCGTTCGCGAGTCGGTCGCGCCGGACAGCGAGTTCGACGGCGTCACCCTCGGCGACCGGCAGGTGCAGACCGAGACCGGGATGCGGGTCATCGCGGTCCGTCGTCCCGGCGACGGCCCCGCGAGCGGCGACTGGGTCATCCAGCCCGGACCGGACACCGAACTCCGGTCGGGCGACGTGTTGCTCGCGAAGGGGACCCGGTCTGGTGCACAGCGACTCGCGGAGCTGACCGGGTCGGAATCGGCGAGTTAG
- a CDS encoding nitroreductase family protein, translated as MSEQYSTNLAAQFKWGPSSGKPGSPLTAVVAGSSSGNRAVQDIRTVELLEYALDGKTRETLCSYLVEKHDLVRAEAEHEVEELIESGLLLENHQQVEGGQTWFEHDWDRSLYYHLSTRDESVIEPRVYEQELETATQGDRDVIELPTPEEVPDEPLDKVLLDRRTCRDFDGSPIDSTDLSSILYHALAPIRKATRDDEQNVSDGASFFEASRFPLTIYPVVARSPDVESGVYRYELERHSLRNLDTEYTEKETDDLLQSIVVNQPFIEDAPVTLVISTDIQKFRHIHPQSMGLRHLFTVVSTHAHRLLLTANAFGFDVFQCAALKDSLADGVVGADGFDEAVVYTLTIGRETEEDE; from the coding sequence ATGAGTGAGCAGTACAGTACGAATCTAGCGGCGCAATTCAAGTGGGGTCCGTCGTCGGGGAAGCCTGGTTCACCACTCACAGCTGTTGTAGCGGGCAGTTCGTCAGGGAACCGGGCAGTTCAGGATATCCGCACCGTCGAACTTCTCGAATACGCGCTCGATGGAAAGACGAGAGAAACCCTCTGTAGCTATCTGGTCGAGAAACACGACCTCGTGCGCGCGGAAGCAGAGCACGAAGTGGAGGAGTTAATCGAGAGCGGCCTCCTGCTTGAGAATCATCAACAGGTGGAGGGAGGACAAACGTGGTTCGAACACGACTGGGACAGGTCGCTGTATTATCATCTTTCTACGCGTGATGAATCCGTCATTGAACCGCGAGTCTACGAACAGGAATTGGAGACTGCCACTCAAGGCGACAGGGACGTAATCGAACTCCCGACCCCCGAGGAGGTTCCGGACGAACCACTCGACAAAGTGCTACTGGACCGAAGGACGTGCCGTGACTTCGACGGGTCTCCCATCGATAGTACGGACCTGTCCTCCATACTGTATCACGCCCTTGCGCCGATTCGAAAGGCGACCCGAGACGACGAACAGAACGTTTCGGACGGGGCATCATTTTTCGAAGCCTCACGATTTCCGCTCACCATCTATCCCGTCGTGGCCCGCTCTCCCGATGTTGAGTCCGGCGTATACCGATACGAACTTGAGAGGCATTCTCTACGGAACCTCGACACAGAATACACTGAGAAAGAAACCGACGATCTCTTGCAGAGCATCGTTGTCAATCAGCCCTTCATTGAGGACGCTCCGGTCACGCTCGTGATATCGACTGATATCCAAAAATTCCGCCATATCCATCCACAGTCTATGGGGTTACGCCATCTGTTCACAGTCGTTTCGACACACGCCCACCGACTGTTACTGACGGCAAATGCCTTCGGCTTCGACGTATTCCAGTGTGCAGCATTAAAAGACAGTCTGGCGGATGGAGTAGTCGGTGCAGACGGATTCGACGAAGCAGTCGTCTACACGCTCACCATCGGTCGAGAAACGGAGGAAGACGAATGA
- a CDS encoding MFS transporter produces MAGERAEAAGPLDAFRQFFGLQRDVLVLSLAMFAFSLGFQMTNRFLPEYVVALGASGFVVGLFGTFGNVISAVYPYPGGAVSDRIGSRYALTLFGLLSTVGFAVWLLAPGIGTVEIGGATVEPWLWIFVGLLLAQAWKSFGLGASFAVVKQATDPSRLAAGFASTETFRRTAFLVGPVLAAVLIGLHPEFTVSFRYVLAVAVAFGALGTVVQHVLYDASEDTVGGSFEGIAQIRRDLREMPGELRPLLVGDTLVRFANGMVYVFFVLVVTRIFEVGLDATVSLAGFSYAVDLSPEAFFGYLLGVEMLVALLVMAPAAKAAERVGLKPVVALGFGVYAVFPVVLIYAPETAPAMILVFAFSGLRFAGLPSHKALIVGPAERGAGGRVTGTYYLLRNAVVIPSAALGGYLWEFVSPEVAFTIAAAIGVVGTGYFLVFGEEFEAYR; encoded by the coding sequence ATGGCAGGAGAACGGGCGGAGGCCGCGGGACCCCTCGACGCGTTCCGGCAGTTCTTCGGGCTCCAGCGGGACGTGCTGGTCCTCTCGCTCGCGATGTTCGCGTTCAGTCTGGGGTTCCAGATGACCAACCGGTTCCTCCCCGAGTACGTGGTCGCGCTCGGCGCGTCGGGGTTCGTCGTCGGCCTGTTCGGCACCTTCGGGAACGTCATCTCGGCGGTCTACCCGTATCCCGGCGGCGCGGTCTCGGACCGCATCGGCTCGCGGTACGCGCTGACGCTGTTCGGCCTGCTCTCGACGGTCGGGTTCGCGGTCTGGCTCCTCGCGCCCGGAATCGGGACCGTCGAGATCGGGGGCGCGACCGTCGAGCCGTGGCTCTGGATTTTCGTCGGCCTGCTCCTCGCGCAGGCGTGGAAGTCGTTCGGCCTCGGCGCGTCGTTCGCGGTCGTCAAGCAGGCCACCGACCCCTCGCGGCTCGCGGCCGGGTTCGCCAGCACCGAGACGTTCCGCCGGACCGCGTTCCTCGTCGGCCCGGTACTGGCGGCGGTCCTCATCGGCCTCCACCCCGAGTTCACGGTCAGCTTCCGGTACGTGCTCGCGGTCGCGGTCGCCTTCGGCGCGCTCGGGACGGTCGTCCAGCACGTCCTCTACGACGCCAGCGAGGACACCGTCGGAGGGTCCTTCGAGGGAATCGCACAGATACGGCGGGACCTCCGGGAGATGCCCGGCGAACTCCGGCCCCTGCTGGTCGGTGACACGCTGGTCCGATTCGCCAACGGCATGGTGTACGTCTTCTTCGTGCTCGTGGTCACCCGGATATTCGAGGTCGGACTGGACGCCACCGTGTCGCTCGCCGGGTTCTCGTACGCCGTCGACCTCTCGCCGGAGGCGTTCTTCGGCTACCTGCTCGGCGTCGAGATGCTGGTCGCGTTGCTGGTGATGGCACCCGCCGCGAAGGCCGCCGAGCGCGTGGGGCTCAAGCCCGTCGTCGCGCTCGGGTTCGGGGTGTACGCCGTCTTCCCGGTCGTCCTCATCTACGCGCCCGAAACCGCACCTGCCATGATTCTGGTGTTCGCGTTCTCCGGGCTTCGGTTCGCGGGCCTGCCCTCCCACAAGGCGCTCATCGTCGGCCCCGCCGAGCGAGGCGCTGGCGGGCGCGTGACGGGGACCTACTACCTGCTCCGGAACGCGGTCGTCATCCCGAGCGCGGCGCTCGGGGGCTACCTCTGGGAGTTCGTCAGCCCGGAGGTCGCATTCACCATCGCCGCCGCCATCGGCGTGGTCGGCACGGGGTACTTCCTCGTCTTCGGCGAGGAGTTCGAGGCGTATCGGTAG
- a CDS encoding NUDIX domain-containing protein → MTVRPADYCPDCGSATTAREIEERERRYCPSCERVIWQNPAPCAAVAVVDGESVLLVERAVPPGVGEWTIPGGHMEVDEQPEVAAARELREETGVGVDPSALSLVDAELLAPFRGKRAVSIVYAVSFAETEGTPTAGSDAADVRFFAPREVGEEAFSFRPHVPDRVERALDAV, encoded by the coding sequence GTGACGGTCCGACCGGCCGACTACTGCCCGGACTGCGGTAGCGCGACCACCGCCCGCGAAATCGAGGAGAGGGAGCGACGCTACTGTCCGTCCTGCGAGCGCGTCATCTGGCAGAACCCCGCGCCCTGTGCCGCGGTCGCGGTGGTCGACGGCGAGTCGGTCCTGCTGGTCGAGCGCGCGGTCCCGCCGGGGGTCGGCGAGTGGACGATTCCCGGCGGTCACATGGAGGTCGACGAGCAACCAGAAGTCGCCGCCGCGCGGGAACTCCGGGAGGAGACCGGCGTCGGCGTCGACCCCTCGGCGCTCTCGCTGGTCGACGCCGAACTGCTCGCGCCCTTCAGGGGCAAGCGCGCCGTCTCCATCGTGTACGCCGTGTCGTTCGCCGAGACCGAGGGGACGCCGACGGCGGGGTCCGACGCCGCCGACGTTCGGTTCTTCGCGCCCCGAGAGGTCGGCGAGGAGGCGTTTTCGTTCCGGCCTCACGTCCCCGACCGCGTCGAGCGGGCGCTCGACGCGGTCTGA
- a CDS encoding DUF7504 family protein, producing MNDDRAGAGSETFHERLRALKRRGCNLLVTGEVREAVSQRMTRKLMGSSELPRTRVLALTDQDVGDVPNLLPAGVSPSDDAVHVVDPEFGTRSASAESARPTGPGWSRSDLNDLQTRLCNAIATAKIANSGFDSAELRVSLFTLSFLVNRHDTAAVERFVTAVGDHVEGSSGMAHYHLPLPDDSKTVRRLAPLFDARIELREKNGRPEQRWHLPGCADPTSWVGL from the coding sequence ATGAACGACGACCGAGCGGGTGCCGGAAGCGAGACCTTCCACGAACGGTTGCGGGCCCTGAAACGACGAGGCTGTAATCTGCTGGTCACCGGTGAGGTGCGAGAAGCGGTCTCTCAGCGGATGACGCGCAAACTCATGGGGTCTTCGGAACTCCCGCGAACGCGGGTCCTCGCGCTCACCGACCAAGATGTGGGGGACGTGCCGAACCTCCTGCCCGCTGGCGTCTCGCCGTCGGACGACGCGGTTCACGTCGTCGACCCCGAGTTCGGGACGCGGTCGGCGTCGGCCGAGTCGGCGCGTCCGACCGGCCCGGGGTGGTCGCGAAGCGACTTGAACGACCTCCAGACGCGACTCTGCAACGCCATCGCCACCGCGAAGATCGCCAACTCGGGGTTCGATTCCGCCGAACTCCGCGTCTCGCTGTTCACGCTCTCGTTCCTCGTGAACCGCCACGACACGGCCGCCGTCGAGCGGTTCGTGACCGCCGTCGGCGACCACGTCGAGGGCTCGTCCGGGATGGCCCACTACCACCTCCCGCTCCCCGACGACTCGAAGACCGTCCGACGCCTCGCTCCCCTCTTCGACGCCCGAATCGAACTCCGCGAGAAGAACGGCCGACCCGAGCAACGCTGGCACCTCCCCGGATGTGCCGACCCGACCTCGTGGGTCGGACTGTAG
- a CDS encoding succinylglutamate desuccinylase/aspartoacylase family protein: MTTLGTASAAPGEMDTGRLQVGETRDGSDFGLPVAVLNGAEEGPTLYLQAVSDGDELNGLGVLQRAIPQISPAELSGTILVVGIVNYHAFQVAEHRNPIDDTKMNRAYPGNESGTSSERIAAATFEAATRADYILDLHQGSTSRMINEVRVRCGQRHRLHDDCLELAKVFGCGHVLDQKGPDGQLARVGPDEGIPTIDPELGGCIGWDDESIRYGVEGVFNVLRHYGFLDGEVETDPQTRATGFDRYGSPVGGLVDFRKDLGDEVEPGDVLFEVTDPFGRLKAEVSADDSGIFWRSRRLPQVATGEYVCSVGTNVDEF, from the coding sequence ATGACGACGCTCGGAACGGCGAGTGCGGCCCCCGGGGAGATGGACACCGGGCGACTGCAGGTCGGCGAAACGCGCGACGGAAGCGACTTCGGTCTTCCGGTCGCGGTCCTGAACGGGGCCGAGGAGGGCCCGACGCTCTATCTGCAGGCGGTCAGCGACGGCGACGAACTCAACGGACTCGGCGTGCTCCAGCGCGCGATTCCCCAGATTTCGCCAGCGGAGCTCTCGGGGACGATTCTGGTGGTGGGCATCGTGAACTACCACGCGTTCCAGGTCGCGGAGCACCGCAACCCCATCGACGACACCAAGATGAACCGGGCCTACCCCGGCAACGAGTCGGGGACCTCCAGCGAGCGCATCGCGGCCGCGACGTTCGAGGCCGCGACCCGCGCCGACTACATCCTCGACCTCCATCAGGGGTCGACCAGCCGGATGATAAACGAGGTCCGGGTCCGGTGCGGCCAGCGCCACCGCCTCCACGACGACTGCCTCGAACTCGCGAAGGTGTTCGGTTGCGGCCACGTCCTCGACCAGAAGGGTCCCGACGGCCAGCTCGCCCGGGTCGGCCCCGACGAGGGCATCCCGACCATCGACCCCGAACTCGGCGGCTGTATCGGGTGGGACGACGAGAGCATCCGGTACGGCGTCGAGGGCGTGTTCAACGTCCTGCGTCACTACGGCTTCCTCGACGGCGAGGTCGAGACCGACCCCCAGACTCGTGCGACCGGCTTCGACCGCTACGGCTCGCCCGTCGGCGGTCTGGTCGACTTCCGGAAGGACCTCGGCGACGAGGTCGAGCCCGGCGACGTGCTCTTCGAGGTGACCGACCCGTTCGGTCGGCTGAAGGCAGAGGTCTCGGCCGACGACTCGGGCATCTTCTGGCGGTCGCGCCGCCTCCCGCAGGTCGCGACCGGCGAGTACGTCTGCTCGGTCGGGACCAACGTCGACGAATTCTGA
- a CDS encoding SagB family peptide dehydrogenase, whose product MTASEVRTNPFISVMPHFEEDRSRYIIRDFHRNRSYEIPNYGLLGLLGEASEWIEREELKVLAEQKHELSKEAAESVVEMLESKNILASPDSEVFDLERERKQWEEFGWGVAFDYYVCIRDYPYYDDNDSESILERVVKRSERHGPPPALYKEYEDVPRVELGEVDDDETLESIATVLAEDGRKPTRNESTVDAETLSEVLFYSFGETGRQTLEGVGEFLLKTSPSGGSRHPTEAYVAVLDVDGIERGVYHYSVKEHGLERIGTAKGVVESLRRATGSTPSFVVVFTSVLARDMWKYRDPRAFRIPNHDVGHLMETFRLVCVATDLNVMFEQEFDKQQLAAELEIDRLTEPILVCASVY is encoded by the coding sequence ATGACGGCGAGCGAGGTCAGAACGAATCCATTTATCAGCGTGATGCCTCACTTCGAGGAGGACAGATCTAGATACATTATCAGGGACTTTCACCGGAACAGAAGCTATGAGATACCGAACTACGGACTTCTCGGACTCCTCGGGGAGGCGAGCGAGTGGATCGAACGTGAGGAATTGAAAGTACTCGCCGAGCAGAAGCACGAGTTGTCAAAAGAAGCCGCCGAGTCGGTCGTCGAAATGCTCGAAAGCAAGAATATCCTCGCTTCACCGGATTCGGAAGTATTCGACCTCGAACGTGAACGAAAGCAATGGGAGGAATTCGGATGGGGTGTCGCATTCGATTACTACGTCTGCATCCGTGACTACCCGTACTACGACGACAACGACTCGGAATCGATCTTAGAACGAGTTGTGAAGCGATCAGAGCGTCACGGGCCTCCACCAGCGTTGTACAAAGAGTACGAAGACGTGCCGCGAGTCGAACTCGGGGAAGTTGACGACGACGAGACGCTCGAATCGATAGCCACCGTACTGGCGGAAGACGGTCGGAAACCAACCCGAAACGAGAGTACTGTCGATGCTGAAACGCTTTCAGAAGTGCTGTTCTACTCATTTGGAGAAACTGGACGACAAACGTTAGAGGGTGTTGGAGAGTTCCTGTTAAAGACGAGTCCCTCTGGCGGGTCCCGTCATCCGACAGAAGCGTACGTCGCTGTGCTTGATGTGGATGGAATCGAACGAGGAGTCTATCATTACTCGGTCAAGGAGCACGGTTTAGAACGGATAGGAACCGCAAAGGGCGTCGTAGAGTCGTTGCGGCGCGCTACCGGAAGCACACCCTCGTTCGTCGTCGTCTTCACGTCTGTTCTCGCGCGGGACATGTGGAAGTACCGTGACCCCCGTGCCTTCCGAATCCCGAACCACGATGTTGGACACCTGATGGAAACGTTTCGGCTCGTCTGTGTCGCAACCGATTTGAACGTTATGTTCGAGCAGGAGTTTGACAAGCAACAACTGGCGGCGGAGTTAGAAATCGACCGACTAACGGAGCCAATTCTCGTGTGTGCAAGCGTGTACTGA